The genomic region TAAGACAAATTTTGCTTTGGTGACCTCAATCGACCAGCAAAGCTTATTCAGCAAGAAAGTAGGTACCCAGGTTAAAGCCCCAACCACGTTTAATTCGTATTTAAACAACTGACCAAAGAGTATATGTAATTTACGAGAGTGGGAACTGGCGCTAGTTATGAAAAGTCCACCAGCATCATCTAGCATCTGGCGtctcttgatatttttttaaaaattcgtaatatcattttctttaaacttaTTACCTTACGAATTTTGCCAATTACAATAATTACATCAATTTCGCCTTATTATTACCATAAAAAAGGGCCAAGGAGTGCCAAATGCTGGATTGGGATGTCTTCCAGAACTCTACTATCATTAATAATAATCAATTATTTGCTATTACTTAGTTCGAAGACTACGAATAGCAAATATTATAGAAGAGGAATTTCTGTTTTATAAGTACAGAATGGATCAAACTGTTAGTTACTCTAATGTATGCCAGTAAAGTCATGGTAACTACGAGACACGAGCTAGACAACCCACCCGTTAtcatcatgggggaagagacagGTTGAAACGTTTAACCGTTTTTTgttttgcgagagcaacactttggttttgtcccagttcttttttttttttcctatgctgcCAATGTCAGCTtgttcctggaaactggtaagggtctaacctgtgcagtttttacggaaagtgtggacctcaggccggattgatgaatatggcattacattttgaaaagctCCGCATAACTCTTGCCTGGgtccaaaaaggatggtttttgcttgtccacgagccagagcctatcgTGTGCGAAGTGAAGGAGAGTTATgcagcctatgtcagagaggagtatctgaagttgtgcagccaagctttcgtttcatcaaaccatgtttctgcaaATGTTAATCCCTTTCGAAAATAACTCTGGTTTCAGCCACTGTTACTAGCGGAGCAGCAGAAGTGCGTAGGCTATACCCGTACGCTAAAAGTCACGTGGGTCACGAGGTAAATCGTAACTGACACTTTTATGAGAGCCTTTAAGCTTTCTACAATTCcgcatattattattatagaacaaaaatttgcaattattacaagTAATGATTCTCTATTTCGAAAagagattacaacaattcaaaaaccttaaaaaagaaaaccaaaagtttcaagttttgtgcatatcgttgttagaaattggactagcctcaataatcaaatatctttgaaaagatatttAAATTGCAAGATATttgtatgaaaagacattaaattgagtaaagagcaaaaaactggtaattgcaaaattatttgtatatattttaacaaggaatTACAActattcaaaaaccttaaaaaagaaaacctttttgaacgcaaccagttataatgtcagtaggaaggcctaaaaaacgaaaatttgccattattacaaatgatgattctttttttttgacaagggatttcaacaattcaaaaacctcagAAATTCAAAAGACTGCAAAATGTCTgattgtctgtggttagaagacaagtgacaatgagaatccatacatAGAAGCCAGCCACGTGCCGAATGCCAGGCCCGGTGGCAAAGCCACCGTGCTCCCGAAAAATTTTTCTCTCCTcctcctagattttggaaaattatcTTACAATGAACATTTTCCCTTCCCCTCCTAGATTTTGCAAAACACCGATCTTtggagtattttcattgaaaatattcttctttGTGTTGGCTTTTTCATTTAGAACACTAAGAAACAACAACATCCCCCATAAATTCTGGAAAATAATTCCCCCCACGCTAGTATTTGTCCAATTTGAGAGTCATTGCTACTCCCGCCGTTTGCTCGTGTCGTTTATCATAACACGTGGAAAACTATAGGTCTCCCCTTTCGCCTGCGAGTCCAGGGGACTTGTTTGTCATGCGTCAATCCTAAAACACGGTAGTCTCCCTGAGACTCTTAGCGGGCAAGCCTAATAGGCTTGGCTCACTTGTTCGCCTGTGAGTCTTAGCAATTtcaatcccccctccccttttGCATGCAAGTCCAGTTGACATTTTAATTCATGAGTCAAACCAAAAATCTCGATCATCCCTTAGTTTTATggctatctaccttagttctgccctaggatggatggatggatgataaactctctatcaacaagtgaaaatgacatcatttttatacaatcctgaaaaaggcttatgctaGCTCTGCCTCTCGCTCAGACTATCTGTATTGGTTTTGTCTCCAGTTGGTCAGTGGCTTGATGgcaactttattttaattaattcaaatcCAATGGGCCAAGGGGAATTTAACGTGCAAAAACTGTTCAGGCCCCCGAAAAAAGTTGGGTCCAAAAAGGGGTCAAGAAAATTTTACACGGTCGGCTAAAAAACAGTAACTCTAAGTCCATGGGCTAAGGAGACCCCAatgcagaagaaaaaatatatttttacaagtgcaaaaaaaaatttttcatcgtCCACTTGGAAGAGGTGGTCATAGAAAATTGTGAGGGGCACATTTGATtgaaagttcaagtgcccttcTTAAGGCTGAAGtgtttggagggcaaccagcctccctTCCGTGCCCTTTCCTGCTATCCGGCTAACCGTAATTCCCAGGATATTGAAtcaagaattttgagatagtcgaTTTGCTTTTAGGCGTTGAAGCGTTTAATAAGTACATCTCTGAAATCCACTTCATCCCACAGCCCAGGAGCAATAGTCACAAGTTACGTAAATAGCCCAGTGCTCACAGATACGTTTTTGTAGAAAGGCGTCCATGTTTGGTCCTAGTTATCTGATTCGCTAGGAGCTTTTAGGGATCGTTCGCTGGGTTAAAGCTATGGATATTATTAGGGATCGGTCCCCAGGTGGACATTGAGAGGATTTTACCCAAAGATTGTTCAGGAGAACCGTCATACGTCCTTTTCCTTCCAgacaaattagaaatttcttttaaaaccgACGTATTTTCACGATATTTTGGGTTCCTctctttttaataattattaagtacctgtaaatctaaaatttttgctCCTCCCCCTTTAATTTCCCCTCttattttctaaagtttttctGTTCTAGTGCTGTTGCAAATCTAGAGCTGTCAATGGATGACCCAGAAGTCGAAACCAATTTAAATTTCGAGGAGATGGGACCATCTGAcattaaaaaggaaagaaacgaTATGTGGTACTGCTCCTATACATCTTCGCCTTATAATAATGTCGAGTGTGTAAGAAGCCCGGAAACAAAACGAGCGCAAAATGGTGAAACAACTTCAGCAGAAACTGCTGCTAATGTTTCGAGAACGTCTGCTCTTCGTACATATCATGTCTCTGACGACAATGAACTGTTTCTTCTGTCGTTGGGAACATATATGAAAAGATTGAATGACCGTGATAATATGCTTTTCCGATGCAAAGTTCAGGAGTTAATTCTGcaatttttaaaggaaaaacatGAAATAGGCACAAACACATATGCTTGATGGTGGGTCTTTAATGAATTCCGCTTCCAgtgtttcaaattttacttcAAATTCAAAGACTGCATGACCATTATAATTAGCTTTTCTAAGTTTAAGAATTGGTGTTgcagttttaaaaagaaaaactttaaatggGTATAAACACATAAGCTTAACTGTGGACTTTCAGTGAATTTCACctacaatattttaaattttacttcaaaCTACTAGGTCTAACTACCGATATAATCGCTTTTTCATGTTAAACTTGAAGAATAAATGTTGCAGTTTGTAAGAGTGAAATATGAAATGGGTACAAACACGGAAGGTCAATAGTGATCAGTGCCATAATAGTTTCTAGGTAGAGGGCTAATGTtttgacttttgatttttattaatataataaaccaaaatataactattacagatataaatcactaaaaaaaattaaattctgctGAAACGTAGCGATTAACTACATAAACACTCCTAGAGGCATCctgaattattataataataaaaaaaatattcctagaaGCATCCtatactaattaaaataataacaataaaaaaaagtaaatctgtCGTTTTAGTGTTGTATTCGTGAATTAGCCTAAATTCATCGTGACTACCGTAACAAAAGACCAGATATGTGGGCTTTTCCCACAAATCCTTTCCCATTTGCATAACTCCCACCGGCCATTTGGGTATTTCTTGAATTTAGGGAGCGCAATGATCAAACTAGTCGGAACGTTGCATAATTAACAGCATATTATTATTAGAagtcaaaaaactgaaaaaaaaacccacttaTCTTTGAGTCAGGGCCGAGCCTCACTAATGCACCAAAGGGGATTCCCATCCAACCCGTGTGAAGTCGGCCCAAAAGACTTTCCTGCGTAGCACTGAACAATGCACGTTAACAAACAGGGCCTAGAAATTAGCCAGATTTCCCCTTTTGACATAAGTGACATTTTCCGCTTTAAGTTTCCAATACTCTTGGGTCTTATGACGATTGCTGATAGAACGTATACGTCTCTTGTACCATAGCCTTGGTAACCAACTGTAATTTTGGCAATACGTTCTAGATTTATTAATTAGCAATCACTTTAATAAGTGCCACAGTAACTTCAAGACACCACATCTTTTCCGATTTTTATGCAgagctaaatgaaaataaattttattaaattttaggtttaattttaaattaaacttaatttaattttttatttaattaaattaaacttaaaatttaaattttaggtttaggtttaaattttattatttttttaatttaaacttttaaattaaaataaattaaattaaatcttataaaattaaatttttatttaattttttattaatttttttattaaattttaaattttattaaatttaaattttaggagGATCAACACTCTGTCCAAGAATCAATCCCTCCTTTGAAGcataaaaaacatcaaaatgaaaCATATTGTGACCATGGACAAGTCAAAAGTTGCATTTATccctaaaatttatttatccctAAAACTACAATtctctttgattttcttttgattgtttCAAAATGATGAAGTTTTTACGGCAGTATCACGTTTCTGTCGTTGTTTCCACATTTAACCGTGCAAATAAACATTAACAAACAGTAGATTTCCGAACTTCAAAGGAAAGCCACACTTTCTCAAGGTGATTAGTGTCATATTCTACTAGCTTATTCTTGtctgattttttattaaatcaattaaattttctattgtttatttttattaaatctgttattaataatattattaatattgatgttattgataataatattaatgataaattaaattatattgtttctttttcttaaatttggcGCGCAATACTACCAGAAACTTCATAACTGCATATGTAggtcttttttattaacaacTGAACTCCCactttttaatagattcttAAGTCATATTTTGTTGTGTAACCTTCCACTTAACCAGTTCAAACAATCGAATTTCATTTCCACTGCCCTTGGTGCTTTTAGTAATT from Artemia franciscana chromosome 5, ASM3288406v1, whole genome shotgun sequence harbors:
- the LOC136027323 gene encoding uncharacterized protein LOC136027323, with the protein product MNKDYVSALISAIKARPELYDSASPRYKCRVGRHLLWNEVAEESGLTVEECRKTWKNMRDYFYALRRRNYEKNSDWTKRIKWEYWDKLQFLATTCAVANLELSMDDPEVETNLNFEEMGPSDIKKERNDMWYCSYTSSPYNNVECVRSPETKRAQNGETTSAETAANVSRTSALRTYHVSDDNELFLLSLGTYMKRLNDRDNMLFRCKVQELILQFLKEKHEIGTNTYA